One region of Oryza glaberrima chromosome 7, OglaRS2, whole genome shotgun sequence genomic DNA includes:
- the LOC127780919 gene encoding 60S ribosomal protein L13a-2, protein MVSGSGLCTRRVVVDARHHMLGRLASLVAKELLNGQRVVVVRCEEMCISGGLVRQKMKYLRFLRKRMNTKPSHGPIHFRAPSRIFWRTVRGMIPHKTPRGEAALANLKAFDGVPPPYDRTKRMVVPDALKVLRLQPGHKYCLLGQLSKEVGWNYHDTIRELEEKRKEKAKVAYERRKQLTRLRVKAEKAAEEKLGSQIDILAPIKY, encoded by the exons atGGTGTCGGGTTCGGGGCTGTGCacgcggcgggtggtggtggacgCGCGGCACCACATGCTGGGGCGGCTGGCGTCGCTGGTGGCGAAGGAGCTCCTGAACGGgcagcgggtggtggtggtgcggtgcGAGGAGATGTGCATCTCCGGCGGGCTCGTCCGGCAGAAGATGAAGTACCTCCGGTTCCTCCGCAAGCGGATGAACACCAAGCCCTCCCATGGCCCCATCCACTTCCGCGCCCCCTCCCGCATCTTCTGGCGCACCGTCCGCGGCATGATCCCCCACAAGACCCCCCGCGGCGAGGCCGCCCTCGCCAACCTCAAGGCCTTCGACGGCGTCCCCCCTCCCTACGACCGCACCAAGCGCATGGTCGTCCCCGACGCCCTCAA GGTTCTTCGCCTCCAGCCCGGCCACAAGTACTGCCTCCTCGGCCAGCTCTCCAAGGAGGTCGGCTGGAACTACCACGACACCATCAGG GAattggaggagaagagaaaggagaagGCTAAGGTTGCATACGAGAGGAGGAAGCAATTAACAAGGCTTCGTGTCAAGGCTGAGAAAGCTGCTGAGGAGAAGCTGGGTTCTCAGATAGATATTTTGGCCCCAATCAAATATTGA
- the LOC127779953 gene encoding protein LEO1 homolog isoform X1 gives MAGGDRERDVEEETRNQMMQNLFGDQSEDEEDDDEAVEVVDEDDHPHPQQQQLLRYQVVDDDDDEDDVRSEGHARSGYHSEEVEGEADNEGEGEAEGEGESEGQVGMEEESEAEAHQADLDQGESDGEKVQSSPEREFSDRVMQNDAAGMDSEDGGYQQRPVASGRRGVVASESEGSEDDYYAGRGHEDEEPHQTRKTPSSPVEEERDHEVVRDVFGESDEDGPAPYRDQHEIDEDSHRSPMEDEGHYEKDLQPEDVVADEDMRYESDENRELKPKEKPVGPPLNLVVPLKQLPAQPDRMNVIKVSNIMGIDPKPFDPKTYVEEDVFVTDESGTKKRIRLEDNIVRWRTVKNANGTTSCESNARIVKWKDGTMQLLIGNEVLDISVHEAHHDQSHLFLRNGKGVLQSQGRLLRKMRFMPSSLSSKSHRLLTALVDSQNKKTVKMQKWIESKDPEKVKQEKERALGQNIRAHSILQRKKEKVSRKYTQPARQRRQLSPGFLEDALDEDEEPDHQYGSRRMPARSRFEDELEAEALAERRIVSAKKSSMGRNIPRKPSFPARPPRRQANEYSESEREESEYETEGEDIEHSPTQGREDELDEEDEYEEDVEEEAAMSDEEIEEPKRRRESGGGSASQRRKEIDSDDDSPPRKQQAVHRRKAVVFDSDDE, from the exons atggctggcGGCGACAGGGAGAGGGATGtcgaggaggagacgaggaaCCAGATGATGCAGAACCTCTTCGGCGACCAGTCGGAGgacgaagaggacgacgacgaggccgtcgaggtcgtcgacgaggaTGACCACCCGcatccgcagcagcagcagctgcttcGCTACCAggtggtggacgacgacgacgacgaagacgacgtcCGTAGCGAAGGCCATGCCCGCTCCGGCTACCACTCG GAAGAAGTGGAAGGTGAGGCTGATAATGAAGGGGAAGGTGAAGCGGAAGGAGAAGGTGAAAGTGAGGGGCAAGTTGGGATGGAAGAAGAAAGCGAAGCTGAAGCTCATCAAGCTGATCTTGATCAAGGAGAAAGTGATGGGGAAAAGGTCCAGAGCTCCCCAGAAAGAGAATTTAGTGACCGGGTGATGCAAAATGATGCAGCAGGCATGGATAGTGAAGACGGAGGCTATCAGCAGCGGCCAGTAGCTAGCGGAAGAAGAGGAGTTGTTGCCTCTGAATCTGAGGGGTCTGAAGATGACTATTATGCTGGTCGAGGTCATGAAGATGAGGAACCTCATCAAACAAGGAAAACACCAAG CTCGCCagttgaggaggagagagatcaTGAAGTTGTCCGTGATGTATTTGGTGAAAGCGATGAAGATGGACCTGCTCCATATCGTGATCAACATGAAATTGATGAAGATTCCCAT AGATCACCTATGGAAGATGAAGGTCACTATGAGAAGGATTTGCAGCCTGAGGATGTAGTAGCTGATGAAGATATGAGATATGAATCAGATGAAAATCGTGAATTGAAACCAAAAGAGAAACCAGTTGGTCCACCGTTGAATCTGGTGGTTCCACTTAAGCAGCTGCCAGCTCAACCGGACAGA ATGAATGTGATCAAGGTATCAAACATTATGGGGATTGACCCGAAGCCTTTTGATCCTAAAACATATGTGGAGGAGGATGTATTTGTTACAGATGAATCTGGGACTAAAAAAAGGATACGACTGGAGGACAATATTGTGCGGTGGAGAACCGTTAAGAATGCTAATGGCACTACATCT TGTGAAAGTAATGCGCGCATTGTAAAATGGAAAGATGGAACGATGCAGCTGCTGATTGGCAATGAAGTTCTTGATATATCTGTACATGAAGCACATCATGATCAGTCCCATCTGTTTCTGAGGAATGGGAAG GGAGTCCTTCAATCACAAGGAAGGCTCTTACGGAAAATGAGATTCATGCCATCTTCCTTGTCTTCGAAATCACATCGTTTATTAACTGCTCTTGTTGATTCTCAGAATAAGAAAACTGTTAAGATGCAAAAATGGATCGAATCTAAGGATCCTGAGAAAGTGAAGCAGGAAAAAGAAAGG GCCTTGGGCCAAAATATTCGAGCCCATTCAATTCTTCaacgcaaaaaagaaaaggttagcCGCAAGTACACACAGCCTGCCAGGCAAAGAAGGCAGCTTTCTCCTGGATTTTTGGAAGATGCATTAGATGAG GACGAGGAACCTGACCATCAATATGGTTCTCGCCGAATGCCAGCACGTAGTCGTTTTGAGGATGAACTGGAGGCTGAAGCCCTAGCTGAGAGGCGCATAGTTAGTGCAAAGAAG TCAAGTATGGGCAGAAACATTCCTCGCAAACCATCATTTCCTGCTCGTCCGCCTAGACGACAGGCAAATGAATATTCTGAGAGTGAAAGGGAGGAGTCAGAGTATGAAACTGAAGGAGAGGATATTGAGCACTCACCAACCCAGGGGAGGGAAGATGAGcttgatgaagaagatgaataTGAGGAAGATGTGGAAGAAGAAGCAGCcatgtcagatgaagaaattGAG GAACCAAAACGGAGGAGAGAATCTGGGGGTGGCAGTGCCAGCCAAAGGCGCAAGGAGATCGACTCGGACGATGATTCTCCACCAAGAAAACAGCAGGCAGTTCATCGTCGGAAGGCGGTCGTTTTTGACAGTGATGACGAATGA
- the LOC127779953 gene encoding protein LEO1 homolog isoform X2, which translates to MEEESEAEAHQADLDQGESDGEKVQSSPEREFSDRVMQNDAAGMDSEDGGYQQRPVASGRRGVVASESEGSEDDYYAGRGHEDEEPHQTRKTPSSPVEEERDHEVVRDVFGESDEDGPAPYRDQHEIDEDSHRSPMEDEGHYEKDLQPEDVVADEDMRYESDENRELKPKEKPVGPPLNLVVPLKQLPAQPDRMNVIKVSNIMGIDPKPFDPKTYVEEDVFVTDESGTKKRIRLEDNIVRWRTVKNANGTTSCESNARIVKWKDGTMQLLIGNEVLDISVHEAHHDQSHLFLRNGKGVLQSQGRLLRKMRFMPSSLSSKSHRLLTALVDSQNKKTVKMQKWIESKDPEKVKQEKERALGQNIRAHSILQRKKEKVSRKYTQPARQRRQLSPGFLEDALDEDEEPDHQYGSRRMPARSRFEDELEAEALAERRIVSAKKSSMGRNIPRKPSFPARPPRRQANEYSESEREESEYETEGEDIEHSPTQGREDELDEEDEYEEDVEEEAAMSDEEIEEPKRRRESGGGSASQRRKEIDSDDDSPPRKQQAVHRRKAVVFDSDDE; encoded by the exons ATGGAAGAAGAAAGCGAAGCTGAAGCTCATCAAGCTGATCTTGATCAAGGAGAAAGTGATGGGGAAAAGGTCCAGAGCTCCCCAGAAAGAGAATTTAGTGACCGGGTGATGCAAAATGATGCAGCAGGCATGGATAGTGAAGACGGAGGCTATCAGCAGCGGCCAGTAGCTAGCGGAAGAAGAGGAGTTGTTGCCTCTGAATCTGAGGGGTCTGAAGATGACTATTATGCTGGTCGAGGTCATGAAGATGAGGAACCTCATCAAACAAGGAAAACACCAAG CTCGCCagttgaggaggagagagatcaTGAAGTTGTCCGTGATGTATTTGGTGAAAGCGATGAAGATGGACCTGCTCCATATCGTGATCAACATGAAATTGATGAAGATTCCCAT AGATCACCTATGGAAGATGAAGGTCACTATGAGAAGGATTTGCAGCCTGAGGATGTAGTAGCTGATGAAGATATGAGATATGAATCAGATGAAAATCGTGAATTGAAACCAAAAGAGAAACCAGTTGGTCCACCGTTGAATCTGGTGGTTCCACTTAAGCAGCTGCCAGCTCAACCGGACAGA ATGAATGTGATCAAGGTATCAAACATTATGGGGATTGACCCGAAGCCTTTTGATCCTAAAACATATGTGGAGGAGGATGTATTTGTTACAGATGAATCTGGGACTAAAAAAAGGATACGACTGGAGGACAATATTGTGCGGTGGAGAACCGTTAAGAATGCTAATGGCACTACATCT TGTGAAAGTAATGCGCGCATTGTAAAATGGAAAGATGGAACGATGCAGCTGCTGATTGGCAATGAAGTTCTTGATATATCTGTACATGAAGCACATCATGATCAGTCCCATCTGTTTCTGAGGAATGGGAAG GGAGTCCTTCAATCACAAGGAAGGCTCTTACGGAAAATGAGATTCATGCCATCTTCCTTGTCTTCGAAATCACATCGTTTATTAACTGCTCTTGTTGATTCTCAGAATAAGAAAACTGTTAAGATGCAAAAATGGATCGAATCTAAGGATCCTGAGAAAGTGAAGCAGGAAAAAGAAAGG GCCTTGGGCCAAAATATTCGAGCCCATTCAATTCTTCaacgcaaaaaagaaaaggttagcCGCAAGTACACACAGCCTGCCAGGCAAAGAAGGCAGCTTTCTCCTGGATTTTTGGAAGATGCATTAGATGAG GACGAGGAACCTGACCATCAATATGGTTCTCGCCGAATGCCAGCACGTAGTCGTTTTGAGGATGAACTGGAGGCTGAAGCCCTAGCTGAGAGGCGCATAGTTAGTGCAAAGAAG TCAAGTATGGGCAGAAACATTCCTCGCAAACCATCATTTCCTGCTCGTCCGCCTAGACGACAGGCAAATGAATATTCTGAGAGTGAAAGGGAGGAGTCAGAGTATGAAACTGAAGGAGAGGATATTGAGCACTCACCAACCCAGGGGAGGGAAGATGAGcttgatgaagaagatgaataTGAGGAAGATGTGGAAGAAGAAGCAGCcatgtcagatgaagaaattGAG GAACCAAAACGGAGGAGAGAATCTGGGGGTGGCAGTGCCAGCCAAAGGCGCAAGGAGATCGACTCGGACGATGATTCTCCACCAAGAAAACAGCAGGCAGTTCATCGTCGGAAGGCGGTCGTTTTTGACAGTGATGACGAATGA
- the LOC127778725 gene encoding uncharacterized protein LOC127778725: protein MVAWTLRPAAAAAGRAIRRAAYHSDGAPPPRKLRGPRFSSFNRNNHEIDALLEEVKNTPVNMITDDLMIRTVRHSFLARQEILYQNVLRSWVVVAAVLTGYSWGYNKFAESSTVGSEPPKEHEGK, encoded by the exons ATGGTGGCGTGGACGCTAcgacctgcggcggcggcggcgggcagggcCATCCGGCGAGCCGCGTACCACTCCGacggcgcccctcctccccgcAAGCTCCGGGGCCCCCGCTTCAGCTCTTTCAATAGGAACAACCatgag ATCGATGCGTTGCTTGAGGAAGTCAAGAATACACCGGTTAACATGATCACCGATGACCTAATGATCCGAACCGTGCGGCA TTCTTTTCTGGCTCGTCAGGAGATTCTGTATCAAAATGTTCTGCGATCATGGGTGGTTGTGGCAGCGGTACTCACAGGGTATAGCTGGGGGTACAACAAATTTGCTGAAAGTTCTACTGTCGGATCTGAACCACCAAAAGAACATGAGGGGAAGTAG
- the LOC127779390 gene encoding nucleolar GTP-binding protein 1-like, whose product MVQYNFKRITVVPLGKDFIDIILSRTQRQTPTVVHKGYAISRIRQFYMRKVKYTQSNFYEKLSTVIDDFPRLDDIHPFYGDLLHVLYNKDHYKLALGQINTARNIIAKIAKDYLRLLKYGDSLYRCKCLKVAALGRMCTVIKRISPSLAYLEQIRQHMARLPSIDPNTRTLLICGYPNVGKSSFMNKITRADVDVQPYAFTTKSLFVGHADYKYLRYQVIDTPGILDRPFEDRNIIEMCSITALAHLRAAVLFFLDISGSCGYSIAQQAALFHSIKSLFMNKPLVIVCNKTDLQPLENLSEEDMKLVMEMKAEAMKTIGHGGEANEEGVLLTMSTLTENGVMAVKNAACERLLDQRVEIKMKSKKINDCLNRFHVAMPKPRDNKERPPCIPQAVLDARASADAAKEKKKLERKLEKDLENENGGAGVYSASLKKHYLLADDEWKEDILPEILDGHNVADFLDPDILQRCEELEREEGLRLEEEAAQEAFQIDGHELTEEQREILGRIRKKKALLIQEHRMKKRTAESRPIVPRKFDKDRTFTTDRMGRQLSSMGLDPSAAMDRARSRSRGRKRERSLSRAASDGDDMDIDGQQSSKKLRALSRSRSRSKSRPPEEVVPGEGFKDSAQKKKAIKKAKDSVRNRNKEARRGEADRVIPTLKPKHLFSGKRSIGKTSRR is encoded by the coding sequence ATGGTGCAATACAATTTCAAGCGTATCACTGTTGTTCCTCTTGGGAAGGACTTCATTGACATCATCTTGTCCCGCACCCAGAGGCAAACACCAACTGTTGTCCACAAGGGATATGCTATCTCCCGCATTCGTCAGTTTTATATGCGAAAGGTTAAGTATACCCAGTCAAACTTCTATGAGAAGCTGTCCACTGTCATCGATGACTTCCCAAGGTTGGATGACATCCATCCTTTCTATGGTGATCTTCTTCATGTTCTGTACAACAAAGATCACTACAAACTTGCCTTGGGCCAAATCAACACAGCCAGAAATATCATTGCAAAGATAGCTAAGGACTATTTGAGGCTGCTCAAATATGGAGACTCGCTGTACCGGTGCAAGTGTCTCAAGGTGGCTGCATTAGGTCGTATGTGTACTGTCATTAAGCGGATCAGTCCTAGTTTGGCATACCTGGAGCAGATCAGGCAGCACATGGCGAGGCTTCCATCTATAGACCCAAACACCCGCACTTTATTGATTTGTGGCTATCCAAATGTTGGGAAGAGCTCTTTCATGAACAAGATCACAAGAGCAGATGTGGATGTCCAACCCTATGCTTTCACAACAAAGTCCCTGTTTGTTGGTCATGCTGATTACAAGTATTTGCGGTACCAAGTGATTGACACTCCAGGGATCCTTGATCGGCCTTTTGAGGACAGGAACATCATAGAAATGTGCAGTATCACTGCTCTTGCCCACTTGAGGGCTGCTGTGCTATTCTTCCTGGACATCTCtgggtcttgtgggtacagtatTGCTCAGCAGGCTGCACTCTTCCACAGTATCAAGTCCTTGTTCATGAACAAGCCTCTAGTCATTGTGTGCAACAAGACAGATTTGCAGCCTCTTGAAAATCTGTCTGAGGAGGACATGAAGCTGGTAATGGAGATGAAGGCAGAGGCTATGAAGACCATAGGCCATGGTGGAGAAGCTAATGAAGAGGGTGTTTTGTTGACTATGAGTACTTTGACTGAAAATGGTGTGATGGCTGTCAAAAATGCTGCATGTGAGAGGCTTCTTGATCAGAGGGTGGAGATCAAGATGAAATCAAAGAAGATCAATGACTGCCTAAATAGATTTCATGTTGCTATGCCAAAGCCTCGTGATAACAAGGAGAGGCCTCCTTGCATCCCTCAGGCTGTTCTGGATGCTCGAGCAAGTGCTGATGCtgcaaaggaaaagaagaagctGGAAAGGAAACTGGAGAAGGACCTAGAGAATGAGAATGGAGGTGCTGGGGTCTATTCTGCGAGTCTCAAGAAGCATTACTTATTGGCCGATGATGAATGGAAGGAAGACATTCTGCCTGAGATATTGGATGGGCATAATGTTGCTGATTTTCTGGATCCAGATATATTGCAGAGGTGTGAAGagttggagagagaggagggtctTCGCCTCGAAGAGGAAGCTGCACAGGAAGCTTTCCAGATTGATGGCCATGAACTAACTGAAGAGCAGCGTGAAATCTTGGGTCGGATTAGAAAGAAGAAGGCATTGCTCATCCAGGAGCATAGAATGAAGAAGAGAACTGCAGAAAGTCGTCCTATTGTTCCTAGAAAGTTTGACAAAGACAGGACATTCACAACTGATAGAATGGGTCGCCAACTTTCATCCATGGGTCTTGATCCTAGCGCAGCTATGGACCGAGCCCGCAGCCGGTCTAGAGGTCGCAAGCGTGAGAGGTCACTGAGCAGAGCTGCCAGTGATGGTGATGATATGGATATAGATGGCCAGCAGTCCAGCAAGAAATTGCGCGCGTTGTCGAGGTCCAGGTCTAGGTCGAAATCAAGACCACCTGAGGAGGTTGTTCCAGGAGAAGGATTCAAGGACTCTGCTCAGAAGAAGAAGGCAATTAAGAAAGCTAAGGATTCTGTGAGGAACAGGAACAAGGAGGCTCGTCGCGGAGAGGCGGACCGTGTCATTCCAACTTTGAAACCAAAGCATCTGTTCTCTGGAAAACGTTCTATAGGCAAGACGAGCAGGCGATAA
- the LOC127779391 gene encoding adrenodoxin-like protein 2, mitochondrial isoform X1: MGLKAHKITAHELLPDSTAQPLPRRRHPTSPSPLPPPSWKGGERRRRPPATGRVREWWCWVVKSAAAMLSRISQLGARLLRENRAAGSLASSTTSYYRGQLSRRFVPTKNILFSTATTSSDRDDSSQSKEKISVTFVNKDGTEQTISVPVGMSMLEAAHENDIELEGACEGSLACSTCHVIVMDVNYYNKLEDPTDEENDMLDLAFGLTETSRLGCQVIAKPELDGMRLALPAATRNFAVDGFVPKPH, from the exons ATGGGCCTCAAGGCCCACAAAATCACGGCCCACGAGTTGCTTCCAGACTCCACGGCTCAGCCTCTGCCACGGCGGCGACACCCgacttctccttctcctcttcccccgcCGTCGTGGAAgggaggagagcggcggcgccggccaccggccaccgGAAG GGTTCGGGAGTGGTGGTGTTGGGTAGTGAAGTCGGCTGCGGCGATGTTGTCCAGGATCTCGCAGCTCGGCGCGCGGCTTCTGCGCGAGAACAGAGCTG CAGGGAGTTTGGCAAGCAGTACAACCAGCTATTATCGAGGTCAACTCAGCCGACGTTTTGTCCCAACG AAGAACATCTTATTCTCCACGGCAACAACTAGTAGTGATCGTGACGATAGCAGTCAGAGCAAGGAGAA GATCTCTGTAACATTTGTGAACAAAGATGGCACAGAGCAGACAATCAGTGTCCCTGTTGGAATGTCCATGTTAGAAGCTGCTCATGAAAATGATATCGAACTTGAAG GAGCATGTGAAGGTTCACTTGCGTGTTCAACCTGCCATGTCATAGTTATG GATGTAAATTATTATAATAAGCTAGAAGATCCAACAGATGAAGAAAATGATATGCTTGACCTTGCATTTGGACTTACAGAAAC GTCTCGTCTTGGCTGTCAAGTGATAGCAAAGCCAGAACTTGATGGTATGCGACTGGCGTTACCAGCAGCTACACGAAACTTTGCGGTGGATGGCTTTGTACCAAAACCACACTAA
- the LOC127779391 gene encoding adrenodoxin-like protein 2, mitochondrial isoform X2 yields the protein MGLKAHKITAHELLPDSTAQPLPRRRHPTSPSPLPPPSWKGGERRRRPPATGRVREWWCWVVKSAAAMLSRISQLGARLLRENRAGSLASSTTSYYRGQLSRRFVPTKNILFSTATTSSDRDDSSQSKEKISVTFVNKDGTEQTISVPVGMSMLEAAHENDIELEGACEGSLACSTCHVIVMDVNYYNKLEDPTDEENDMLDLAFGLTETSRLGCQVIAKPELDGMRLALPAATRNFAVDGFVPKPH from the exons ATGGGCCTCAAGGCCCACAAAATCACGGCCCACGAGTTGCTTCCAGACTCCACGGCTCAGCCTCTGCCACGGCGGCGACACCCgacttctccttctcctcttcccccgcCGTCGTGGAAgggaggagagcggcggcgccggccaccggccaccgGAAG GGTTCGGGAGTGGTGGTGTTGGGTAGTGAAGTCGGCTGCGGCGATGTTGTCCAGGATCTCGCAGCTCGGCGCGCGGCTTCTGCGCGAGAACAGAGCTG GGAGTTTGGCAAGCAGTACAACCAGCTATTATCGAGGTCAACTCAGCCGACGTTTTGTCCCAACG AAGAACATCTTATTCTCCACGGCAACAACTAGTAGTGATCGTGACGATAGCAGTCAGAGCAAGGAGAA GATCTCTGTAACATTTGTGAACAAAGATGGCACAGAGCAGACAATCAGTGTCCCTGTTGGAATGTCCATGTTAGAAGCTGCTCATGAAAATGATATCGAACTTGAAG GAGCATGTGAAGGTTCACTTGCGTGTTCAACCTGCCATGTCATAGTTATG GATGTAAATTATTATAATAAGCTAGAAGATCCAACAGATGAAGAAAATGATATGCTTGACCTTGCATTTGGACTTACAGAAAC GTCTCGTCTTGGCTGTCAAGTGATAGCAAAGCCAGAACTTGATGGTATGCGACTGGCGTTACCAGCAGCTACACGAAACTTTGCGGTGGATGGCTTTGTACCAAAACCACACTAA